The Numida meleagris isolate 19003 breed g44 Domestic line chromosome 7, NumMel1.0, whole genome shotgun sequence genome contains a region encoding:
- the GPR88 gene encoding probable G-protein coupled receptor 88, which yields MPNASSWSASSPLLLLWEDSSGTRIFLSLLYAVLAISGTLSNVMVIYLVFSFKKLQTTSNAFIVNGCAADLSVCALWMPQEAVLGLLPPNSSSLRSAEYRLLREGLLGLGLTVSLASHLLVAFNRYVLITKLPSVYQALYQRRHTGCMIGLSWALALLLLPLLPGLWTPGPAPQPPPRQTDGGSRYPALLLALAVLGQTALLLHCYLGIVRRVRGSAKRVSVLNFHLLHQLPFPAAPPPPRRAQRRLSSVSVLLLCCVFLLGTQPLVWVSLLGFFLRPAPPALQAASWLLLCSLSALNPLLYTWRSEEFRRAARSVLPRAEGSSAAPRHAAAAGSAAAAPPCPQLPRRRSTVGSAAPR from the coding sequence ATGCCCAACGCCTCTTCCTGGAGCGCGAGCTcgcccctgctgctgctctgggaggaCTCCTCAGGGACCCGCATCTTCCTCTCGCTGCTCTATGCAGTCCTGGCTATCTCAGGGACTTTGTCCAACGTGATGGTCATCTATTTGGTTTTCTCCTTCAAGAAGCTGCAGACCACCAGCAACGCCTTCATCGTGAACGGCTGCGCGGCCGACCTGAGCGTGTGCGCCCTGTGGATGCCCCAGGAGgccgtgctggggctgctgcccccGAACTCCTCCTCGCTCCGCTCGGCCGAGTACCGCCTGCTGCGCGAGGGGCTGCTGGGCCTCGGCCTCACGGTGTCCCTGGCCTCGCACCTGCTGGTGGCCTTCAACAGGTACGTGCTCATCACCAAGCTGCCCAGCGTCTACCAGGCCCTGTACCAGCGGAGGCACACGGGCTGCATGATCGGGCTCTCCTGGGCgctggcgctgctgctgctcccgcTGCTGCCCGGGCTCTGGACGCCGGGcccagccccgcagccgccccCGCGGCAGACGGACGGCGGCTCCCGCTACCCCGCGCTGCTCCTCGCGCTGGCCGTGCTGGGCCAGACGGCGCTGCTGCTCCACTGCTACCTGGGCATCGTGCGGCGGGTGCGGGGCAGCGCCAAGCGGGTCAGCGTCCTCAACTTCCACCTGCTGCACCAGCTGCCCTtccccgccgcgccgccgccgccgcgccgcgcccAGCGTCGCCTCAGCAGCGTCTCcgtcctgctgctctgctgcgtCTTCCTGCTGGGCACGCAGCCCCTGGTCTGGGTCAGCCTCCTCGGCTTCTTCCTGCGGCCCGCGCCGCCGGCGCTGCAGGCcgccagctggctgctgctctgctcgcTCTCGGCCCTCAACCCGCTGCTCTACACCTGGCGCAGCGAGGAGTTCCGCCGGGCCGCGCGCTCCGTCTTGCCCCGCGCCGAGGGCTCCTCCGCCGCCCCGCGAcacgccgccgccgccggctccgccgccgccgccccgccctGCCCTCAGCTGCCGCGGCGCCGGAGCACGGTGGGCAGCGCCGCGCCTCGCTGA